The following proteins are co-located in the Streptomyces bottropensis ATCC 25435 genome:
- a CDS encoding substrate-binding domain-containing protein, producing the protein MNRRPLRLHTPGWYTADGSAFDVALVYPMRGPAGIFGPTCGACARLAAEEVNRAGGVLGRELRLVEVDGGAEPWRVAEDVEALVASGAVQGVTGWHISSVRQAVAPRIAHRVPYVYTALYEGGERTEGVFMTSETPSWQLLPAMRLLAESRGVRRWFVVGNDYVWPRSTARAARGYARACRGRVSGEAYLPLGTEDFGPVLRRIELADADGVLMLLVGSDAVRFNRAFAAAGLDRRCLRLSTLMDENMLLGSGPDATLDLYSAAGYFASLADQNTLDFHGQYTGRYGLEAPTPGSLGESCYEGVLLLAALVERAGAPDVSAIGAVADTVSYEGPRGLLGLDGRHVRQRIYLARADGYDFNVLAQLRAPHDLS; encoded by the coding sequence ATGAATCGGCGACCGCTGCGCCTCCACACCCCCGGGTGGTACACGGCCGACGGCTCGGCCTTCGACGTCGCGCTCGTCTACCCCATGCGCGGCCCCGCCGGGATCTTCGGCCCCACCTGCGGGGCGTGTGCGCGGCTGGCCGCCGAGGAGGTCAACAGGGCCGGGGGAGTGCTGGGCAGGGAGCTGCGGCTGGTCGAGGTCGACGGCGGGGCCGAGCCGTGGCGGGTCGCCGAGGACGTCGAGGCCCTGGTCGCCTCGGGCGCGGTGCAGGGCGTCACCGGCTGGCACATCTCCTCCGTGCGGCAGGCCGTGGCCCCACGGATCGCGCACCGGGTGCCCTACGTCTACACGGCCCTGTACGAGGGCGGGGAGCGCACCGAGGGCGTCTTCATGACGAGCGAGACGCCGTCCTGGCAGCTGCTGCCCGCGATGCGGCTGCTCGCGGAGTCCCGCGGGGTGCGCCGCTGGTTCGTCGTCGGCAACGACTACGTGTGGCCCCGCAGCACCGCGCGGGCGGCCCGGGGGTATGCCCGCGCGTGCCGGGGCCGGGTCAGCGGTGAGGCGTACCTGCCACTGGGCACCGAGGACTTCGGGCCCGTCCTGCGCCGCATCGAGCTGGCCGACGCCGACGGCGTCCTGATGCTCCTGGTCGGCAGCGACGCGGTCCGCTTCAACCGGGCCTTCGCCGCCGCCGGGCTGGACCGGCGGTGCTTGCGGCTGAGCACGCTGATGGACGAGAACATGCTGCTGGGCAGCGGCCCCGACGCCACCCTCGACCTGTACAGCGCCGCCGGCTACTTCGCCTCGCTCGCCGATCAGAACACCCTGGACTTCCACGGCCAGTACACCGGCCGCTACGGTCTGGAGGCGCCGACCCCGGGCAGCCTCGGCGAGTCCTGCTACGAGGGTGTCCTGCTGCTCGCCGCGCTCGTGGAACGGGCGGGCGCCCCGGACGTGTCGGCGATCGGGGCGGTCGCCGACACCGTCTCGTACGAGGGCCCGCGCGGGCTGCTCGGCCTGGACGGGCGGCATGTCCGCCAGCGCATCTACCTCGCGCGGGCGGACGGCTACGACTTCAACGTCCTCGCCCAGCTGCGCGCTCCGCACGACCTGAGCTGA
- a CDS encoding MarR family winged helix-turn-helix transcriptional regulator: protein MARRPEELLHLLTRAERLSVRRVQSVLDEFGCSVEAWRVLDLLSDGHGHNMTALAEHAFLPAPSLTKLIDQLVDQNLLFRRVDPVDRRRILAHLTPRGRERWQLLAREVRADWAESEPPLTEEDGHRLEILLDRLARNLAGGGSADGRGRVSSGRAERAAGRGR from the coding sequence ATGGCGAGGCGGCCCGAGGAACTGCTCCATCTGCTGACCCGGGCGGAACGCCTGTCCGTACGCCGAGTCCAGTCCGTCCTCGACGAGTTCGGCTGTTCCGTCGAGGCGTGGCGGGTGCTCGACCTGCTCTCCGACGGGCACGGTCACAACATGACGGCCCTCGCCGAGCACGCCTTCCTGCCGGCTCCGAGCCTGACCAAGCTGATCGACCAACTCGTCGACCAGAACCTGCTGTTCCGCCGCGTCGACCCCGTCGACCGGCGCCGTATCCTGGCCCACCTCACCCCGCGCGGCAGGGAGCGCTGGCAGCTGCTCGCCCGCGAAGTGCGGGCCGACTGGGCGGAGTCGGAGCCACCGCTCACCGAAGAGGACGGCCACCGGCTCGAAATCCTGCTGGACCGGCTGGCCCGGAATCTGGCGGGCGGCGGGAGCGCCGACGGCCGGGGCCGGGTCAGCTCAGGTCGTGCGGAGCGCGCAGCTGGGCGAGGACGTTGA
- the urtA gene encoding urea ABC transporter substrate-binding protein, translating to MSRIGISRRGLLAGASALGTTAALSACGAKTGSGTSSAAGAQADTSGDTVKVGLLNSLSGTMAISEVTVHNALLLAVKEINAAGGVLGKKLKAVSQDGASDWPTFAEKAEALITDDKVVATFGCWTSASRKAVKPVFERYRSLLFYPVQYEGLEQSPYIFYIGATTNQQIVPALDYLKKQGLTRLYLVGSDYVFPRTANKIIRAYAEAQGMTVVGEDYAPLGSTEFSTIVNKVKDAGADAVFNTLNGDSNVAFFKEYKSAGLTAKSLPVLSVSIAEEEVKSIGTQYLDGQLTAWNYYETTPGAANTTFVAAYQAAYGKDKPTSDPMEAAYISVYLWKEMVEKAGSFDVAKVKKASGGIELDAPEGKVTVDGATQHVYKTARIGKIGSDGLIEEVWNSGKPIKPDPYLKGYAWAAGLS from the coding sequence ATGTCCCGGATCGGCATCAGCAGACGTGGTCTGCTCGCGGGTGCGTCGGCCCTCGGTACGACCGCCGCCCTCAGCGCGTGCGGGGCCAAGACGGGCAGCGGTACGTCGTCGGCCGCGGGAGCGCAGGCGGACACCTCCGGAGACACCGTCAAGGTGGGTCTGCTGAACTCGCTCTCGGGCACCATGGCCATCAGCGAGGTCACCGTCCACAACGCGCTGCTGCTCGCGGTGAAGGAGATCAACGCCGCCGGTGGCGTACTGGGCAAGAAACTGAAGGCCGTCAGCCAGGACGGCGCCTCCGACTGGCCGACCTTCGCGGAGAAGGCGGAGGCCCTGATCACCGACGACAAGGTGGTCGCCACCTTCGGCTGCTGGACCTCCGCCAGCCGCAAGGCCGTCAAGCCGGTCTTCGAGCGCTACAGGTCGCTGCTGTTCTACCCCGTGCAGTACGAGGGTCTGGAGCAGTCCCCGTACATCTTCTACATCGGCGCCACCACCAACCAGCAGATCGTCCCCGCCCTCGACTACCTCAAGAAGCAGGGCCTGACGCGGCTGTACCTGGTGGGCAGCGACTACGTCTTCCCGCGCACCGCCAACAAGATCATCAGGGCGTACGCCGAGGCCCAGGGCATGACGGTGGTCGGCGAGGACTACGCCCCGCTCGGCTCCACCGAGTTCAGCACCATCGTCAACAAGGTCAAGGACGCGGGCGCGGACGCCGTCTTCAACACTCTCAACGGCGACAGCAACGTGGCCTTCTTCAAGGAGTACAAGTCCGCCGGACTGACCGCGAAGAGTCTGCCGGTGCTCTCGGTGTCGATCGCCGAGGAGGAGGTCAAGAGCATCGGCACCCAGTACCTGGACGGCCAGTTGACCGCCTGGAACTACTACGAGACCACGCCGGGCGCCGCCAACACCACGTTCGTGGCGGCCTACCAGGCGGCGTACGGCAAGGACAAGCCGACCAGCGACCCGATGGAGGCCGCGTACATCTCCGTGTACCTCTGGAAGGAGATGGTCGAGAAGGCCGGGTCCTTCGACGTGGCCAAGGTCAAGAAGGCCTCCGGCGGCATCGAACTCGACGCTCCCGAGGGCAAGGTCACGGTCGACGGCGCGACGCAGCACGTCTACAAGACGGCGCGGATCGGGAAGATCGGCTCGGACGGGCTGATCGAGGAGGTCTGGAACTCCGGCAAACCGATCAAGCCGGACCCGTATCTGAAGGGGTACGCCTGGGCGGCCGGCCTGTCGTGA
- the urtB gene encoding urea ABC transporter permease subunit UrtB → MTVILNQSFTGISIGAVLLLIALGLTLTFGQMGVINMAHGEFIMAGAYTTYVLQKSISGAGLSLLLALPLAFLVAGAMGALLEGLLIRRLYTRPLDTLLVTWGVSLMLQQLARDIFGAPNVQTRAPDLLTGNIAVGGITFATNRLFILGLALFCVLGLTLILRTTPLGRRIRAVVQNRDLAEVSGIATERVDRTTFFIGSGLAGVAGVALTLVGPIGPTMGTNYIVDAFLVVVVGGVAQLKGSVITAFALGVLQSVLEYSTTVSVAKVIVLVAIVAFLQWRPQGLYTLRTRSLA, encoded by the coding sequence ATGACGGTCATCCTCAACCAGTCCTTCACCGGCATCAGCATCGGTGCCGTCCTCCTCCTCATCGCCCTCGGCCTCACCCTGACCTTCGGTCAGATGGGCGTGATCAACATGGCGCACGGCGAGTTCATCATGGCCGGCGCCTACACCACGTACGTGCTCCAGAAGTCCATCAGCGGCGCGGGTCTCTCCCTGCTCCTCGCCCTTCCGCTGGCCTTCCTGGTCGCCGGAGCGATGGGCGCGCTGCTCGAAGGGCTGCTCATCCGGCGGCTCTACACCAGACCCCTGGACACCCTGCTGGTCACCTGGGGCGTCTCCCTGATGCTCCAGCAGCTAGCCCGCGACATCTTCGGCGCCCCGAACGTCCAGACCCGCGCCCCGGACCTGCTCACCGGCAACATCGCGGTCGGCGGCATCACCTTCGCCACCAACCGACTGTTCATCCTCGGTCTCGCGCTGTTCTGCGTCCTCGGTCTCACCCTGATCCTGCGCACGACCCCGCTGGGCCGCCGCATCCGGGCCGTCGTGCAGAACAGGGACCTCGCCGAGGTGTCCGGCATCGCCACCGAGCGCGTGGACCGGACGACGTTCTTCATCGGCTCGGGCCTCGCGGGCGTGGCCGGGGTGGCGCTCACCCTGGTCGGCCCGATCGGCCCGACGATGGGCACCAACTACATCGTCGACGCCTTCCTGGTCGTGGTCGTCGGCGGCGTCGCCCAGCTCAAGGGCAGCGTCATCACCGCCTTCGCGCTCGGCGTCCTGCAGTCCGTGCTGGAGTACTCGACGACGGTCAGCGTCGCCAAGGTCATCGTGCTCGTGGCGATCGTCGCCTTCCTGCAGTGGCGACCCCAGGGCCTGTACACACTGCGCACCCGGAGCCTGGCATGA